The Corynebacterium marinum DSM 44953 genome contains the following window.
CTCTCCTTCGACGGAGTCAACTTCGGCATCAGCGACCACGTCGCCCGGGTGCACGCGATCATCCTGGAGGACGGTCAGGAAGTCGCGAGCTTCGGGTCCTGGATCAACCCGATGTCGGACCTCGGTGAATTCGGACGGGTCAACGATGTTCCCTCCGGCGGTCTCGCCATGGCGCCGTCGCTGGGGGATTTCTGGCCGCTCCTTCGCCGGCAGGCAGCGGGAGGAATCATCATCGGCGATCAATTGCCAATGGTTGAGCGTGCCGTTCGCCACCAGGAGAAAGGAATGGACCTGGCGCTCGGCACCGGATACGACATCGCCGAGTTCGGCGTCGCACCCGTCGGCGACGACGTCGTCTCACGCTGCCGCAGCATGGTCGACGCTTATGTGCGCGATCCCTTCGCCGTAACCCACGGGCAAGTCGTTCCGAGTGCTCCGCTGGATACGGAGGGGGCGGTTTTCATCCCGGGATGGGCTGCGGGCAGCCCAATGCACCTGGACCCCGCACGCGCCACAGACTCAGACAACGCCTGGGCGGCATTCTCCGGCGGCATCACGGGATCATTGGTTCCAGCTGAGTTGGAGGAGACAGCAGAGTTATTGTCCGCTTGGGCGATCTCCCGCGGATTCTGGAACGACGAGCAGTATGAGGAGGTCCAGGAGCGGGCTCGCCGTGCAGGGATCGATGGCGTGGATATCAACCAACCCGCCGAAGACACACAAAACACCTCCGATCTGCTCACCCCGGGAACAAGGGTGGTGTTCACCGGCCGGAACGAACTTTTGGGAGGACCCGCTGACGACGAGCGGCTGACCCAAATCTGCCGCGACCGGCAGCTCGAGTACAAGTCTTCGGTGTCTAAGACACGGTGCGATGTCCTCGTGGCCGGAGACCCGGCGTCCATGTCACGCAAGGCGCAGAATGCCCGGGAGTTCGGGAAGCCGATCATCTCTCAGGCTGACTTCGAGCATTGGTACGAGAACGGCCCGTTCACTACCTCTGTGACGGAAACACAGGCCACCCCGGTCGCGGAGAGTGCCCAACCGATCGAGGTTGCCGCCGTTTCCTCGGCGGCGACATCCCTCAACAAACCGGAACGGGAGGACACCCAACCCGCCCATGAATGGGTCAGTCCGTGGGAGTTCTTCCGGGAAGGGTCCCGTGTGGCCTTCCGTGGTTCCACGATCATCGAAGGGAAACTGTATCCCCACGGTTCCGCGCTTCAGTCGCTCTGCGACTCTCTCGGGCTGGACTACAAACAGGCGGTGACCAAGACCCGCTCGGATGTTCTGGTCACCGACGATCCGAATGCGAGCGACGGCAAGATGAGTCTGGCCCTCCGGTATGGAAAGCCCCTCATGACCCAGACTGACTTCAGCGCCTGGGTTACCGAGCAGTTGGCGAACAGCTCCGAGAACGATCTTTCCGGCCCCGCAATTCACGGCGAGTCGGTGGATGATGCAGAGATCGCAGACGACGAGAGCTTTCCGGTCGCGACTCTTGCGGAACCCGTCGTCGAACACGCGACCCCGGATGAGCCTGTGGCCTCCCCGCCGACATCGACGTCCGTCACGCACGGGGACGTCCCCGAGGCAGATCCCACTCCCCATGAGCTCATGGCCCGTGCCCTCGAGCAACAGCTGCAGGCCACGCAGCATTACGCGAACACCTCCCCCGCTGGCCCACTTATCCCGACGCCCAGCACCCCGGCTGCGTCAGTACCAGAGAACAAAGCGGCTGTCCGGTTCAAGAAATGGGGCATCGCCACCTTCATCGTCTTCGCGGTGAGCAACGTCCTCGGGATCGCCGGTCTGGCCTCGGTCGGGATCGCGGGCGTCATGGCGTCCTTCTTCATGGCGATCGCCGTGGTCGTGTTCGGTGTCCAGGCCCTGGTTCAGAAGTCGAAGAACTCGAAGCTGGATAATTCCGGTGAGTGAGACGAGTTCTCGACGGCCCGCTGATCTGCCGCCCCGGACTGGACCGTTTCATCGCAGACATGCTCCAGCGTGAACGCGCGCTGCTCTACGTGGCCGCCTCCCCCGCCCGCGACGCCCTGATGATCACCCTCAGCGGCGAGCCCTCGGAGCTGCTGCCGGCTCAGTGAGCCGGCGTCTGCTCCGCCAGCGTGGTCAGTCGCCCCATGAACTCCCCCAGGAAGCGCTCGACATCGACGGCCGCGGCGACCCTGGTGGTCTTCACCGGATCGTTCAGGCGGGTCTCGTCGGCGATGGTGCGGCCGCGGGTCTCGCCGCCCACGTCGACCTTCATGTTGATGTCCAGGCAGGTGATCAGGCCGGGGTCGGCGGCGACGGCGACCGCGAGCGGGTCGTGCAGGCCGCAGCCGCCCAGGTGCGGCGAGGTGGTCTCGTAGGCCCGGATGTAATACTCGGCGGCGTCGGCCAGGAAGGTTCCGCCCCGGGTGCCCAGCTTGCGCCAGACGGCGGTCTCCCGGGTGGTCAGCAGGGTCTGCAGAGTGACGTCGAGGCCGACCATGGTGACATCCCGGGCGCGGCGGAAGAGCACGTCGGTGGCCTCGGGGTCCTGGTGGACGTTGGCTTCAGCCCAGGGCCGGACGTTGCCGGGCACCGTCAGGGCGCCGCCCATCATGACGATGCTCGCCCGCTCGGCGAAGGTGTCGTCGGCCTCGACCGCCGCGGCGATGGTCGTGGACGGCCCGGTGGGGACGATGACGAGGTCCTCGCCGTGGGTGCGCACGGCGTCGATGAGAAAGTCCACCGCGCCGCCCTCGGCGGGGGCCGCCGTGGGTGCGGGCAGCTGCGCCCCGCCGACGCCGTCGGCGCCGTGGATGAACTCGGAGACCTCGAGTACCTCGAAGGAGTCGCGCCCGCGGGCGTGCGGCAGGCCGGCGACGACGGGGACGTCCGGGCGGCCGAAGAGCTCCAGAATGGCCAGGGCGTTGCGCACCCCGGTGTCCACGGTCACGTTGCCGTAGGTGCCGGTGACGCCGATGAGCTCGAGTTCCGGGGAGCCGAGGGCGTAGGCCAGGGCGAGGGCGTCGTCGATGCCCGTGTCCAGGTCGAGGATGATCTTCCGTGCCACCGCGCTACTCCGGCTGTTCCGCTCCGGTGATGCCGAGGATCTCGCGCGTCTTCTCCACGTCCGCGGTGATGGCTGCGGTGAGTTCCTCGACCGAGTTGTACTTGACCATGTCGCGGATGTGCCCGACGAAGGAGACGTCCGCGGTGTGGCCGTAAAGGTCCGCCTCGCGGTCCAGCAGGAAAGATTCGACGCTGCGCGGCTCGTCCCCGAAGGTCGGGTTGGTGCCCACGGAGATCGCCGCCGGGTAGGCCACGTCGCGTTCCATGTTCCCGTCGATGGGGCGGTCGTCGCGGATGGTGAACCAGCCGGCGTAGACCCCGTCGGCGGGCAGGGCCACCGATTCCGGGAAGTACTGGTTGGCGGTGGGGAAACCCAGCTCGCGGCCGCCGCGGCCGGCGCCGTGGACGATCTCGCCGGTGACGAGGAAGTCCCGGCCCAGGGCCCAGGCCGCGCTGCGCACGTCGCCCTGCCCGAGGTACTCCCGGATCTGGGAGGAGCAGATCCGGGTGTCCTCGTCGTAGAGCAGGTCGACGATGTTGATGTCCACGCCGTACTTGGCGCCCAGCTCGCGCATGGTGTCGGCGGTGCCGGCGGCGTGGGCGCCGAAGGTGAAGTTCTCCCCCACCACCACGGTCCGGGCCTTGAGCCCGTCGCGCAGCAGCACGGTGAAGTAATCCTCCGGCGACAGGCCCGCCAGCTCGTGCCGGAAATCCAGGACCAGCACGCCGTTGACGCCGAGTTCCATGGCGTGGCGCATCCGCTGCTCGACCGGGATGAGCAGCACCGGGGTGCGCTCGGGGGCGAACACCGAGAGCGGGTGCGGGTCGAAGGTGACCATCACGCATGGCAGCCCCTGCGCCCGCGCGGACCGGACCGCCTCCTCGATGAGCGCGCGGTGCCCGCGGTGAACGCCGTCAAAGACCCCGATGGTGACCACCGATGCCTCGAGGTCTGCGGGGATGTCCTCAACTCCGTGCCAAACAATCACCGCTACAGACTACGGCATAGACTTCCGGTATGACTGATCCCCTGGCCGGTTCCGGACTCGTCGTCGTCGACAAGCCCGCGGGCATGACCTCGCATGATGTGGTCTCCCGCCTGCGGCGATACTTCTCCACCCGGCGGGTCGGCCACGCCGGCACCCTCGACCCCATGGCCACCGGCGTTCTCGTCGTCGGCATCGAACGCGGCACGAAGTTCCTCGCGCACATGGTCGCGGCCACGAAGTCCTACGACGGCACCATCCGGCTCGGCGCGTCCACCACCACCGACGACGCCGAGGGGGAGGTGACGGGCGGGGCGGACGCGGCGTCGATAAGCGAGGAGCAGGTGCTGGCCGGCATCGCCGCGCTGACCGGGGAGATCATGCAGCGCCCCGCCTCGGTCAGCGCCATCAAGATCGGCGGCAAGCGCGCCCACGAGCGGGTGCGTGACGGCGAGGACATCGAGATCCCCGCCCGGCCGGTGACCGTGACGCGTTTCGACGCCCTCGCCTTCCGCCGCGAGGGCGCGTTCCTCGACATCGACGTGAGCGTCGACTGCTCCTCGGGCACCTACATCCGCTCCCTGGCCCGCGACCT
Protein-coding sequences here:
- the truB gene encoding tRNA pseudouridine(55) synthase TruB, which encodes MTDPLAGSGLVVVDKPAGMTSHDVVSRLRRYFSTRRVGHAGTLDPMATGVLVVGIERGTKFLAHMVAATKSYDGTIRLGASTTTDDAEGEVTGGADAASISEEQVLAGIAALTGEIMQRPASVSAIKIGGKRAHERVRDGEDIEIPARPVTVTRFDALAFRREGAFLDIDVSVDCSSGTYIRSLARDLGEALGVGGHLTALRRTAVGSFLLSDAQTLAQLEEQPQLSLSLDEALTRNFPVLAVTDEEAAALAMGKWLEPRGLAGVHAAVAPDGRAIALIKEKGQRLATVFVARPSTL
- a CDS encoding bifunctional riboflavin kinase/FAD synthetase, which codes for MIVWHGVEDIPADLEASVVTIGVFDGVHRGHRALIEEAVRSARAQGLPCVMVTFDPHPLSVFAPERTPVLLIPVEQRMRHAMELGVNGVLVLDFRHELAGLSPEDYFTVLLRDGLKARTVVVGENFTFGAHAAGTADTMRELGAKYGVDINIVDLLYDEDTRICSSQIREYLGQGDVRSAAWALGRDFLVTGEIVHGAGRGGRELGFPTANQYFPESVALPADGVYAGWFTIRDDRPIDGNMERDVAYPAAISVGTNPTFGDEPRSVESFLLDREADLYGHTADVSFVGHIRDMVKYNSVEELTAAITADVEKTREILGITGAEQPE
- a CDS encoding nucleoside hydrolase, producing MARKIILDLDTGIDDALALAYALGSPELELIGVTGTYGNVTVDTGVRNALAILELFGRPDVPVVAGLPHARGRDSFEVLEVSEFIHGADGVGGAQLPAPTAAPAEGGAVDFLIDAVRTHGEDLVIVPTGPSTTIAAAVEADDTFAERASIVMMGGALTVPGNVRPWAEANVHQDPEATDVLFRRARDVTMVGLDVTLQTLLTTRETAVWRKLGTRGGTFLADAAEYYIRAYETTSPHLGGCGLHDPLAVAVAADPGLITCLDINMKVDVGGETRGRTIADETRLNDPVKTTRVAAAVDVERFLGEFMGRLTTLAEQTPAH
- a CDS encoding ATP-dependent DNA helicase, which gives rise to MPITITKEFESALESIRSGKHILITGKAGTGKSTLLRTYLESLNDENVLVTAPTGVAALNIDGFTIHRSFGFRPGMYPDDLKPGGSWRPGSRVTSVLKAVDVLVIDEISMVRADLFDMIDIALRRIRQSDELFGGVQLVLVGDLLQLPPVVTNHEAELFSSLWDTPYFFSAHCFGNLALTNINLTTVWRQTDEEFIEVLNQVREGSVGDSALAVLNDRVDPHFRVPSDWVTLASHRRTVEKINHERLNELESPRFVSVAEHEGQTDNNSFSGSEELHYAVGARVMTIINDQGGLFVNGSFGTLVAASADTLSVRLDHNGKTVELGRYTWEIKRPSMESGVLSSDVVGTITQFPVILAWAITIHKSQGKTIPKLFINLVGGTATDGQFYVALSRGVDLAHLRFSAPVEHRHIRANNSLVRMIRREVSPLTSASRLVFLSFDGVNFGISDHVARVHAIILEDGQEVASFGSWINPMSDLGEFGRVNDVPSGGLAMAPSLGDFWPLLRRQAAGGIIIGDQLPMVERAVRHQEKGMDLALGTGYDIAEFGVAPVGDDVVSRCRSMVDAYVRDPFAVTHGQVVPSAPLDTEGAVFIPGWAAGSPMHLDPARATDSDNAWAAFSGGITGSLVPAELEETAELLSAWAISRGFWNDEQYEEVQERARRAGIDGVDINQPAEDTQNTSDLLTPGTRVVFTGRNELLGGPADDERLTQICRDRQLEYKSSVSKTRCDVLVAGDPASMSRKAQNAREFGKPIISQADFEHWYENGPFTTSVTETQATPVAESAQPIEVAAVSSAATSLNKPEREDTQPAHEWVSPWEFFREGSRVAFRGSTIIEGKLYPHGSALQSLCDSLGLDYKQAVTKTRSDVLVTDDPNASDGKMSLALRYGKPLMTQTDFSAWVTEQLANSSENDLSGPAIHGESVDDAEIADDESFPVATLAEPVVEHATPDEPVASPPTSTSVTHGDVPEADPTPHELMARALEQQLQATQHYANTSPAGPLIPTPSTPAASVPENKAAVRFKKWGIATFIVFAVSNVLGIAGLASVGIAGVMASFFMAIAVVVFGVQALVQKSKNSKLDNSGE